Below is a genomic region from Terriglobales bacterium.
GTGCAGCCAGCCGAAACCCAGCGCCAGCAGAGCCAGTCCGGCCGACGTCGGAGCCAGCGCCGCAATCAGGGAAAGAATCAGGAACGAGATGCCCATCCAGCGTACGGGGGAAACGGAAAACACTCCCGTGGACGTAAGGGCAGCGCCATAGCAGCCCATCCACAGGGCAGGGAGCAGCGCCGGCCTTCCGGCGCGCACTACGGCGAAACTCAGGATGGCTCCCACCGCCATGGCCGAGGCGTAGCTCCAGAGCGCCTTCTGCAGCACCGGCGTCCACAGGCGCTGGCCCATGCGGCGGGCCTTGTGATCCATGCTGGCGACGCCCACGGCGAACGAGGCCACCAGGCACACGGCCCACACGCCCAGCGCCTCCATGCCGGCGCCTGCCTGCCAGGGTGCTCCGGTCGCCAAGGCGTTGACGGCCACGGCGCCCAGCCCCAGGAACCCGATCATCACCAGGCCGCGGCCGGAGACGCTGGAGAGCCTGCCGGCGGCATCCAGTGTGCGCCGGATGTAGGCCAGCTCCTCGTGCGGACTGCGATAGGCGGGCGCCTGCTCCATGGGCTCGGGTTCCGGTTTGGAGAGCATGAAGGTTTCCTTGATTGTTGTCAAGTACTTTGTGATATGAAGCCAAATTCCTCGCCGCTATGTTCCCGGAGCGGGCGAGCATATCACGATTCCCGATACCGGCGGACCCGATTGGTCACCGGCCTTGGGGTGTTCCGCGCGCTATAATGGCGAGTCTCATGGCTCGCACCACGCAAACCGAGTTGCGCCTGGCCCGTCGTATGGCACGGTTGGGCACCGAAACGGCCTTCGAGGTGCTGGTGAGGGCCCGCGCGCTCGAGGCCAAGGGTCGCGATGTCATTCACTTGGAGATCGGCGAGCCGGACTTCGATACGCCGGTCAACATCGTCGAAGCGGGTGTGGATGCCCTGCAGAGTGGCTGGACCCACTACGGGCCCGCGGCCGGACTGCCCGAACTGCGCCAGGCCATCGCAGAAGAAGTCAGCCGCACCCGGCACGTCTCTGTCTCGCCGGACGAAGTGGTGGTAGTACCCGGGGGCAAGCCCATTATTTTCTTCAGCATCCTGGCATTGGTTGAAGAAGGAGATGAGGTCATCTATCCCAACCCGGGCTACCCCATCTACGAGTCTATGATCGAGTTCCTGGGCGCGACGCCGGTGCCCATCCGCCTGCGTGAGGAGATGGACTTCCGCCTGGACGTGGACGAGTTCGCTTCCCTCATCACGGACCGGACCCGACTGGTCATCCTGAACTCGCCGCAGAACCCGACCGGCGGCATGCTGGAGGAAGGCGACCTGCGCGCCCTTGCCCGCGCCATCGGCGACCGCGACATCATGGTGCTCTCTGACGAAATCTACAGCCGCTTGATCTTCGACGGTCAGCACCATTCCATCCTTTCGCTCGACGGGTGGAAAGACAGGGTCATCCTGCTGGACGGCTTCTCCAAGACTTACGCCATGACCGGCTGGCGTATGGGATATGGTGTGATGCGCGCCGACCTGGCCACCCAGGTGGCTCGCCTGCAGACCAACGCCACTTCCTGCACTGCCAGCTTTACGCAGGTGGCGGGGATCGAAGCGCTGCGCGGAGACCAAAGCTCGGTGGGCAAGATGTGCGACGAGTTCCGCCGCCGCCGCGATGTCGTTGTGGAGCGCCTCAATCGCATCCCGGGCTTCACCTGTCGCACGCCGCGCGGCGCCTTCTACGTCTTCCCCAACATCACCGGCACAGGCTGGCCCTCCAAGAAACTGGCGGACGCGTTGCTCGAAGAAGCCGGAGTGGCCGTTCTTTCGGGCACCGCGTTCGGCAAATTCGGTGAAGGCTATCTTCGCTTGAGCATCGCCAACTCCATCGAGAACCTCGAAAAGGCCTTGGACCGCATCGAAGACTGGACCAAAAAGAAGAAGGTCTGAAGCGGCCACCCAACCGACGCCGATCCCGGATTCCTCAGCCCTGGAACAGAGCGAAATTGGCGCGCCCGGGCTCATCACGCTCTTCTGTGACCTTGCTCACCGCGCCTGCCGCACCAGGCGTCCTAGGCTTGGCCAGCGGGTGAAGTTTGCCTGCTGGGGGAGATCTATGGCACTTGTGGATTCGAAGTCAGGGAAGCGCATCCGGGACTATTCCATCGAAGAGCTGACCGAGCTGGCCAACCTGATGCGTGGCTATGACTTGGTGGTGCTGTGCGCTGCCGGCTCCGGACATGCTGGTGGAACCCTCTCCATCCTGGACATCGTGGCCGCCCTCTATCTCAAGGTGGCGGACCACGATCCAGCGAATCCTGAATGGGAAGACCGCGACCGCATCATTTGGTCCGCAGGGCACAAGGCGCCGGCGCTTTATCTCGGCCTGGCCTTCGCTGGCTTTTACCCTCCCGCGGAGGTGGTAACGCTCCGCAAGCTGTACTCGCCTTACCAGGGGCACCCGCATTGGCTGAAGGTGCCGGGCGTGGAGGTATCGAGCGGGTCGCTCGGCCAGGGCCTGAGCGTTGCCGTAGGCGTGGCTCTGGCGGGCAAGCTCAAGGGCAAGGATTACAACACTTTCTGCATCATGGGAGACGGCGAGCAGCAGGAAGGCAACATCTGGGAAGCGGTCATGGAAGCGGCTCACTACAAGTTGGAAAAGCTGATTGGCATCGTTGACAGCAACCGGCTGCAGATCGACGGCCCGGTAGCCGAGGTGATGAACATCGAGCCTCTGGAAGCCAAGTACCGCGCCTTTGGCTGGGAGGTGCTGCGCATCAACGGCCACGATATGAGCGAGATCATTGAGGCTTTGGAGACCGCCAAAGCAGGTCGCGGCAAGCCGGTTCTGATCATCGCTGAAACCGTCAAGGGGAAGGGCGTCAGCTTCATGGAGAACGTCGCCGGATGGCACGGCAAGGCTCCCAACCATGAGGAGATGCTGCAGGGCCTGACAGAATTGGGGTTGCTGGACAAGGTCCCGCACCAGGATCTGCTGGAGAAGGCCCGCCGATATCAGGTTGAGGCCGAAGCGCAATTGGCCGCCAAGCTGCCCAAGTTCAGTCGCGACTACTGGTGGAATGCGGGCCAGACCATGCGCGTGAAGATGGAGCCCACGCGCAAGGGCTTCGGGCAGTCCTTGCAAGAGAACGGGGACGACGAGCGCGTGGTCTGCCTCGGCCTGGACATCTCCGGGTCCATCACCATCAGCGAGTTCTACGCCGGCAAGCCGGAGCGCAAAGCGCGCTGGATCAGCCTGGGCATCGCGGAGCAATCTGCCACCGCCGCCGCTGCGGGGCTAGCGAAGGAAGGGAAGCTGCCGGTGTTCGGCACCTACAGCACGTTCGCGGCGGCGAGAAACCTGGATCAATTGCGCGTCTCGGTCTGCTACGGCAACTTCAATGTGTTCGTCGCGGGAGCGCACGGCGGCGTCTCCGTCGGACCCGACGGCGCGACGCATCAGGCCTTGGAGGACCTGTTCGCCATGTGCGGCATGCCCAACATGGTAGTGGTGGTGCCGTGTGACGCGGTCGAGACTAGGAAAGCCTCGAACTACCTGCTACTGCAGCATGTGGGGCCCAAGTTCCTGCGCTTCGCGCGGGAGGCGACGCCCATTGTCACCGGGCCGGAGACTCCTTTCGTCTTTGGCAAGGCCAACGTCATCCGGCTGCGGCGCGAGGCGAATCAGTTTGCCGACGCCTTCGAGACCGTTCTGGCGAGCGACTACCCCGACGAGCAGGAGGACCTTTCCATCGTGGCCTGCGGACCCATGGTGCCGGAGGCCATGCGCGCCGCGTACATTCTCAAACGGGAGTTCGGCTACGAGACGCGGGTGATCAACCTGCACACGCTGAAGCCGATCGATGAAGCCGCCCTGGTGCGCGCGGCGCGCGAGACCGGGATTGTCCTTACCGCCGAAGAGCACCAGATCGGCGCTCTGGCGTGGCGGGTCAGCGGCATCCTGACGGAACGCGCGGACCTGTATGGCCTGCCGGTGCTCACCGGAGCCATAGGGGTGAAGGACCGCTTCGGCGAATCGGGCGCTCCCTGGGAACTGATCAAAGAGTTCGAGGTCAGCGCCGAGCACATCGCCCACAAGGCGGCCGAGCTCATGCGCATCAAGAGAGCGCACGCCTGCGAGGAACATCTGGCGGCGGTACGATAGAATCCCATCCCTAGCGGCCCGGCGCGTCGGTGAGCCCCGGCCGCCTTCTGCATCCCGGCAGAGAAAACTCCCGTTGCAGAGGACCATGAGCGACCACCCCCGCTTCCGTGTGTTTGCCACCTGCCACATCGGCGAGGACGCCGAGAACCTGCTGCGCCAGCGCGGCTACCAGCTCGAGGTCTATCCCAGCCCGGAGGCGCCGCCGAAATTGCTGATCCTGGAAAAAGTGCGCTCCGGCATCGACGGCCTCATCACCACGCTGCGCGACCCGATTGATGCGGAAGTGTTCGCGGCGGGTGCGGGCACGCTCAAGGTGGTGGCGCAGGACGCCGTCGGCTTCGACAACATCGACCGCGCCGCCGCCAACCGCCACAAGATCCCCTTTACGCACACGGCGGATGTACTGACCGAGGCCACGGCCGAGTTCGCTTTCTTCATCCTTGCCTCGGTAGCGCGGAAGCTGTGGGTGAGCGAGCACCTGGTGCGCGAAAACAAGTGGCGCTCGTGGCATCCCTTCCTGCCGTTCCTCGGCGATGAAGTGACCGGCAAGACGCTGGCCGTCATCGGCACGGGGCGCATCGGGCTGGCGCTGATCAAGAAGGCCTCCGGTTTTGACATGAACATGCTGTGCTACGACCCCGTGTACCAGAACCATGCCTTCGTCGAATCCATCCAGGAGTTGATGGATCTGCGGCACGCGCGCGGCCTGCAGAAGGAGAAGACCTGGATCAGGTATGTGACGCTGGAGGAGGCGCTGCGCGAGGCCGATTACATCAGCCTGCACGTGCCGCTGCTGCGGGAAGGGGAGAGCGAGACGCCCACCTATCACCTGGTAAACGAGCGAACGTTGCGCCTGATGAAGCCGACGGCCTACCTGGTGAATACCTCGCGTGGGCCGGTGGTAGATGAGAGGGCACTGGCGCGCGCGCTCAAGGAGCGTTGGATTGCCGGGGCGGCTCTTGACGTGTTCGAGAAGGAGCCTCTGCCGCCGGATTCGCCCCTGCGCGACCCCGAGATCTGGGACCGCTGCCGCATCTTCCACCACTTCGCGTCCGGCGCCCGCATCACGCGGCTCTCCACCGACCCCGATAAGGGCATGGCCGGCCGCTGCATTCAAGGGTTGATCGACGTCTTGGAAGGGAACTATGGCGGCGACGTCACCCGGATGCCGTACGTGGTGAACAAGGAAGCGTTCGCGAAGTAGCTACTTGGTCGCCATGGCGGCGACCATGGACTGAAAGATCTTCAGTCCGTCGGCTGAACCCAACCGGAGTTCGCTGGAGCGGTCGGGGTGGGGCATCATGCCGCAGACGTTGCGCCCCTCGCTGCAGATGCCGGCGATATTGTCCAGCGAGCCGTTGGGATTGGCGGCCGGCGTGACCTCGCCCTCCGGCGTCGAGTAACGGAATAGGATGCGGTCGTCACGCCGCAGGGCGTCCAGCGTCTGCGGATCGCAGAAGTAGTTCCCATCCATGTGCCCGATGGGGATCTGCAAAACCTCGCCCTTGCGGCAAGCATTGGTGAAGGGCGTGTCCGCGTTCTCCACCCGCAGGTGAACCTGGCGGCAGATGTAGCGCAACCCTACGTTGCGCATCAGTGCGCCCGGTAGCAGGCCGGCTTCGCACAGGATCTGGAAGCCGTTGCAGATGCCCAGGACGATGCCGCCGCCGCGGGCAAAGCGAGCCACCGACTCCATCACCGGCGAGAACCTTGCGATGGCCCCGGTGCGCAGGTAGTCACCGAAGGCGAACCCGCCCGGGATGATGATGGCGTCGCAGTTCTCGAGATCGGCCGAGTCGTGCCAAAGGTAGGTGACCGGTTGCCGGGCGACCGCCCCCACGGCGTACCAGGCATCGTGCTCGCAGTTCGAGCCGGGGAAGACCACCACGCCGAACTTCATTGCCGCTTGTCCTCGGTGGCCGCTGCCACGTTTCAGTCTACCATCGGCGGCCAATGCGGCTGAGCGAGGATGAGGGCACGGGTGGGCCGTGCCCTCGTGAGGTCTAGAGCGGTTCCTCGAATTCCATCTCGCCCGGAGGCAGGGACATGACCGCTGGGGCCGGGGCGGCGTGGAAGAAGAACACGCGGTCGCGCTCGCCCTTGATGGATTGCAGCTTCTTCCACTGCTCCACCGTCAGCACCTTGCGGATGGCGAGCATCATCATGGTATTGGCTTTTTCCAGTTGGCCGCGTGCGGCCACCAGACGATCGACCTGTGCGCCTACCTGCGCCTCATCAGGCTGATCGGCCTCTATCAGGGGCTGGAGCTTGGTCTCTTCGCGCTCCAGGTTGGCCCGCAGGTCGATCAGCTTCAGCCGGTGCTCCAGGAACGTCTGCTCGATCTGCTTGATCTGCGCCTCGCTGAGCTGCAGCTCGGCGGCGACCTTCGAGTCCTTCCACCACTTGCCCAGACCGTGGGGATGCGGCTGACCCGGCGGCTCCGGCGGTGCCGGAGTACGCGCTCGCGGATGCCACTCCGGGGCCGGAGTCGCGGCCGGAGCCGGTTTGGCAGCCGGGGAAGGTCCTTGTTGGGCGGCCATCAGGGGTGCCGCTAGAGCGAGGCCGATCAGGACTGACGCGAGTTTCATGGTTTGTTCTCCTGTTTGACTACGGTTTTGCATCCTGGGACTGCGCCGATCGTTCCATTTCCTGGGCCAGCAGCAGTGCCGGGTCCAGGGCCTTGGGCACCGGACGTCGGGTGGCATTCTCCACGCGCAGCAGCAGGTCGTGGTCGGGGTCATATGCCACTCCGCGCGGCATGGGCGGCTGCGAACCGGTGACCATCAGCGCGGCCAGCGTCACCACGGCCAGGGCTCCGGCCCAGGCCAAACGCAGGGAAGAGGAGCGCTCGTGCTGTGCGATGCCGTCCGCGATACAGACCCGCTGGCGGAACCAATACGCCTCCGGCCGCTCGCCCTGCTCACGCACCGATGCGGCAAAGGCCGCCAGCGCGGTGGCCATGCGCTCATCGTGGGATAGTTCGGATTCCCTCACGTCTGCCTCCTTTCACCCAGGCGCAGCCGCACCGCGGCCAGCGCACGCGACAGATGCACCTTGACCGTACCGACCTCGAGGTCCATGGCCTGGGCGATCTCATTCAGCGTCATCTCTTCCGCGTAGCGAAGGACGAAGATGGCCCGCTGCCGCGGGGAGAGCGTTGCCACCACTTGCCAGACGGCCGCCGCCTCCTGCCGTGCCGACGCTTGCTGCTCGGGCGATGGCTCGTGGGCTGCTACCGCTCGTTCCACCCTGTGCAATTCTTCCCGGTCGCGATGGAACAACCGCCGCCAGAACGCCACCCGTGGACTGCGGCGCTGCTCGTGGGCCAGATTCAGGGCGATGCGCACCAGCCATGTCCCTACTGCCGCCTCGCCGCGGAAGCTGCCTCGCTTGCGGTAGGCACGCAGGAAGCATTCCTGGGTAAGGGTGTCGGCCTCGTCCGGATCGCGCAGCAGTGCGAGCAGGATGCGATAGATACGCTGCTGATGCTGCCGGACGATGGCGTCGAACTCCTCCGGCGCAATGCCTTGCGCCACCCGCGCCAGCCCCGCCGTTGTCAGCGCCCTCTCCAAGATGGCCACGATGCTTCCGTCACTGCTATTGGACGGATTGACGCTCCGAGGGGTTTACAACCGGAGCACAATAAGGAGTACCACGGTGAACGAGTTCGAACAGCACGTGCGCACTGCCGCCACTGGCCTGTGGCGTTGGTTCGTAGCCCAGACCCTGGACGCGGTCTTGGTTGGCCTGCTGTGGCTGGCCGGACTCCTGGCTCTGGGTGTGCCTTGGGCGCCGCTGTGGGCGGTGCTGGCCGCAGTACTCCAGTACATTCCGCATCTCGGCCCGGTACTCGGACTGATCGGCCCGGCGCTGGCGGCCGGCTGGAGTTCCGGCTGGGAAGGGGCGGCCCACGTCCTGATTCTCTATGCCGGTATCGTCGTCGTAGACGGCCTGCTGCTTCAGCCCTACCTGCTCAAGCGTACGGCCAGGGTGCCCATCTGGGCCTCGATTCTCGCGCCCATTGTTCTGGGCATCCTGATTCCCTTCTGGGGAGTGCTGCTGGCGCCGCCGCTGCTGGCTGTGGTCTATACGTTTCGGTCAAGAGCCAGGCAAGGACAACCGCTGCGGTGACGGCCATTTCGCGCGTGTTATAATCGCAGTTTGTCTGCACGGATAGCAGCGCGTCTGCCATTCTTCCCGCGCTGGTCCAGTCCTTCAAGATCGAGGTCCTCATGTCCGGCCATTCCAAATGGGCCACAATTAAGCACAAGAAGAGCGCGGCGGACGCCCGGCGCGGCAAGATCTTTACCCGCCTGATTCGCGAGATCACCATGGCGGCCAAGTCGGGCGGCGACCCGGACAAGAACCCGCGCCTGCGCACCGCCATCGCCGCCGCCAAGGCGGAGAACATGCCGGCGGACAACATCAAGCGCGCCATCCAGCGCGGCACCGGCGAATTGCCCGGCGCCGTCTATGAGGAGTTCCAGCTCGAAGGCTACGGCCCAGGCGGCGTCGCCATCCTGGCGGAAATCTCTTCCGACAACCGTAACCGCACGGTAAGCGAGATCCGGCATGTCTTCAGCAAGAACGGCGGCAACATGAGCGAAGCCGGTTCCGTGGCCTGGATGTTCCACAAGAAGGGCTACATCGTTGTGCCCAAGTCAGCGGCTTCGGAAGATGAGCTGATGAACATCATCCTGGAAGCGGGCGGAGAAGACCTGCGCGACGACGGCTCCAACTGGGAAGTGATTACCGACCCCGCAAGCTACGAGGCCGTGCTCGAAGCGGTGAAAAAGGCGGGGCTCGAAGTGGCCGTGTCGGAGATCGCCATGCTGCCGCAGAACTACGTCAAGCTCGAGGGCGCCGCGGCCCAGCAGATGATCCGTCTGGTCGAAGCGCTGGAGGAGCACGACGACGTCCAGCACGTCTACTCCAACTTCGACGTGGACGAAACCCAGCTCGAACAGGTTGCGAGCTGACTTTCCTGCCGCTGCTTCCCGCGCCGCACCACAACAATCACTCGCCTGTTGCGCCGTGTGCTGCTAGAGTACTGCGACTATATCCCGGAACGTCCCATGAAACCACTCATCTGCCTCTGCCTGCTGCTCGCCGGTACCCTCGCTCTCGCTCAAGACGCTTCCTTGGCTCTGGCTACCAAAGGCACCTGGGAGCTCGGACCCTGGGTCGGGGGCGGCACCAGCGTCCCCGGCGGCGTGGAGGATACGGGCTTTTTCAACGCCGGCTTCCGCGTGGGCCGCGTTATGACCGGCCAACGCGGCCCCGGCTTCCTGCGCGGCAATCTGGAAATTGTGGGTGAATTTATTCCCGCTTACGTGGTGTTCCAGCGCACCACTGTCTACGGCTTTGGCCTTACGCCGGGCCTCTTCAAGTGGAACTTCACCAGCAAGCGCCGCGTCGTCCCCTATTTCGAAGCCGGTGGAGGCCTTCTGTTCACGCGCACCTCGGTCCCAGAGTTCACCAGCACCGTGAACTTCACCCCCCAGGCCGCCTTCGGCCTTCAGTTCTTCACCCGCGAAAAGCGCGCCTGGAGCGTGGCCGCTCGTTACGTCCACATCTCCAACGCCGGCCTGGAGTCGCCCAACCCGGGTATCAACAGCGTCCAGTTCACCCTGGGCTACTCTTGGTTCAAGTAGCCGCGCGCCTGTACCTCGAAGCCGCGCGCTAGCCCTCCAGGGCCGGGGTTGCGGCGCCCTGCCTGCACCGCTATGCTTGGGTCCATGTCGACGCTGGTCGAGTGCGTGCCCAACTTCTCCGAAGGCCGCGACCGGGCCAAGGTGGATGCCATTGTCGAAGCCATGAAAACACCCGGCGTCTACCTGCTCGATCGCGAGATGGACGCCGACCATAACCGCTGTGTCATCACCCTGGTGGGCGAGCGCGATGCCATCGCGGAGGCCGCCATCCGCGGCGTGGGCAAGGCGGCCGAACTCATCGACCTGAACCAGCATCGCGGCGAGCATCCCCGCCTGGGCGCAGCGGACGTGGTGCCGTTCATCCCCATCGAGGGTGTGTCCCTGGAGGACTGCGTTGCCCTCGCGCGCCACGTGGGCCAGGAAATCTGGAAGCGTTATCAAATCCCTGTGTATCTCTACGAAGCCGCCGCGACTACTCCTGAACGCGTCAATCTGGAGAACATCCGTCGTGGGCAATTCGAAGGGGTGCGCGAGGAGATTGCAACCAACCCCGCCCGCCGCCCCGACTTCGGCGAGCCGCGCCTGCATCCCACCGCCGGCGCCACCGTGGTAGGAGCCCGCAAGTTCCTCATTGCCTACAACATCTACCTCAATACTTCGGACGTCGAGGTGGCGAAGAAAGTTGCCAAGGCAGTGCGCTTCTCCAGCGGCGGCCTGCGCTATGTGAAGGCGGCGGGATTCCTGGTACGCAACCTGGCCCAGGTGTCCATGAACCTTACCGACTTCGAGCAGACGCCCATTGCGCGCGTATTCGAATTCGTGCGCCGCGAAGCCGCTCGTTACGGCGTCCTGCCGGTCTCCAGCGAAATCGTCGGCCTCATCCCCAAGCGGGCGCTGGAGAATGCCGCCGAATGGTTCCTGCAGATCGGCAACTTCGATTCCTTTCTCATCCTGGAAAACCGTTTGAACGCAGTGATGGGAGGCAAGCTGGCGGTCGGAGGCCTGCGCGCCGGAGTCGAGCCCTTCGTCGAGCAACTCGCCGCGCCCACGGCTACGCCCGGCGGGGGAAGCGCCGCCGCCGCGGCCGGAGCCATGGCCGCGGCCCTCGCCCACATGGTCGCCGCCATGTCCCGCGGCAAGAAGGCCAACGCGCAGCATGAGGCCCGCCTCAGCGACGCCATCGCCCGTCTCGGCCGCCTGCGCGAGGAACTCAAAGCCGCCATCGACGCCGACGCCGACTCCTACAACCAGGTGAGGAAGGCTTACCAGGCGGCCAAGTCCGCTTCCAACGGCGATGCGCTGATCGTTCCGGCACTCAAGGGCGCTACCAACGTTCCACTCGAAGTCGCTCGCCGGGCAAGGGAAGTGGCCGGTCTCGTCTCCGAACTAGGCCCAATCACCAATCCCAACATGGCGTCGGACCTGACCACCGCCGCTGCGCTGGCTCGCGCCGCCCTTGAAGGCGCGCTGGCCAACGTGGAGATCAATTTGCAGTCTCTGGCGGAGAAGGACGCTGCCTTCACTGCCGAGACCCGGCAAGCGATGGCGTCTCTGCGCTCCTGACGCTTCGCGGATGGCTTCCCAGCACCCCGAAGGACACTGGGCAAGCATGAACCGATGATTACCACTGCGGGCAACCGTATGTGCCCCGAAACGCCTCTATAATGGGCATCATGCGAAAGTTGGCTGCTGGTCTCGTTCTGATCGTTCTCGCGGCGCCCGCCTGGGCGGCATCCCTGGGCACAGCGTCCCGCAGCGTTATCCCCGCGCAAGTGCAGCAGATCATCTCGGTGGACTACCGCAAGGTAGGCGCTTCGGCCTCAGCCCTGGCCCTCAAGGAGCGCGCCCTGCCGCAGGAACTCAAGCAGTTCGAGACCACCCTGCGCAAGGTCGGCATCGACCCTGACCGCGATCTGGACCAGTTGACCTTCGCCAGCTTCCGCGTCCCGGAGAAGGGGACACGCCTGCTGGGCATCGCTCAGGGACAGTTCGCTTTGAAGCAGGTGCAGCAGCGCATGCGCCGGCAGAAGATCACACCCCAGAAGTACCGTGCCACCGACATCTATCCCATGGGCGAAGCGGTGCGCATGGCGCTGCTCGATGACTCCACTATGGTCTTTGGCGAGTTATCCGCAGTGCACACCGCGCTCGATACCTTTTTCGGCGAAGGCGAGAGCCTGAACAGCAATCCCCAGGTCGCGGACATGATGACGGCGGTGGAGAGCGGTGCGCTGTGGAGCGTGTTGGATCCGGCCGGCACCCAGTTCATGCTGCGGTCGTCGCTCGGCGAGGCGGCCCGGCTGGCCGATTTTGAGACCGTCAAAAAGCGCCTCCAAGGCTCCCGCTACCGCATGGACTTCGACAGCGGCATCGACTTCGATCTGGACATCATCACCTCCGACAATTTCACCGCCGCCACCCTCTCCTCGCTCATCCAGGCGGGCGTCCTCTACCGCAAGATGAACTCCAGTGGCGCTGACAAGGAGATCCTCGACGAACTCAAGGTGAGCTCCGACGGAGGCAACGTCCGCATGCGCTTCCACACCGACGACAA
It encodes:
- the ftcD gene encoding glutamate formimidoyltransferase codes for the protein MSTLVECVPNFSEGRDRAKVDAIVEAMKTPGVYLLDREMDADHNRCVITLVGERDAIAEAAIRGVGKAAELIDLNQHRGEHPRLGAADVVPFIPIEGVSLEDCVALARHVGQEIWKRYQIPVYLYEAAATTPERVNLENIRRGQFEGVREEIATNPARRPDFGEPRLHPTAGATVVGARKFLIAYNIYLNTSDVEVAKKVAKAVRFSSGGLRYVKAAGFLVRNLAQVSMNLTDFEQTPIARVFEFVRREAARYGVLPVSSEIVGLIPKRALENAAEWFLQIGNFDSFLILENRLNAVMGGKLAVGGLRAGVEPFVEQLAAPTATPGGGSAAAAAGAMAAALAHMVAAMSRGKKANAQHEARLSDAIARLGRLREELKAAIDADADSYNQVRKAYQAAKSASNGDALIVPALKGATNVPLEVARRAREVAGLVSELGPITNPNMASDLTTAAALARAALEGALANVEINLQSLAEKDAAFTAETRQAMASLRS